From Passer domesticus isolate bPasDom1 chromosome 8, bPasDom1.hap1, whole genome shotgun sequence, a single genomic window includes:
- the LOC135305590 gene encoding olfactory receptor 14C36-like, translating to MHNSLWDTRTISYTGCAAQLFFFMFFISAEYFLLTIMCYDRYVSICKPLHYGTLLGSRACAHMAAAAWASAFLNALMHTANTFSLPLCHGNALGQFFCEIPQILKLSCSKSYLRELGLLVFSICLGLGCFVFIVFSYVQIFRAVLRIPSEQGRHKAFSTCLPHLAVVSLFVSTMMFSHLKPPSISSPSLDLSVSVLYSVVPPALNPLIYSLRNQELKDALRKIMTPSFQKQ from the coding sequence atgcacaattccctctgggacaccaggaccatctcctacacaggatgtgctgctcagctcttctTCTTTatgttcttcatctcagcagagtatttcctcttgaccatcatgtgctacgaccgctacgtgtccatctgcaaacccctgcactacgggaccctcctgggcagcagagcttgtgcccacatggcagcagctgcctgggccagtgcctttctcaatgctctcatgcacacagccaatacattttccctgcccctgtgccatggcaatgctctgggccagttcttctgtgaaattccccagatcctcaagctgtcctgctccaaatcctatctcagggaacttgggcttCTTGTGTTTTCCATCTGTTTAGGACTcggttgttttgtgttcattgttttctcctatgtgcagatcttcagggctgtgctgaggatcccctctgagcagggaaggcacaaagccttttccacctgcctcccgcacctggctgtggtctctctgtttgTCAGCACAATGATGTTTTCccacctgaagcccccctcgatctcctccccatccctggatctgtcagtgtcagttctgtactcggtggtgcctccagccctgaaccccctcatctacagcctgaggaaccaggagctcaaagATGCCCTGAGGAAAATAATGACTCCATCATTTCAGAAGCAATaa